A window of Dermacentor andersoni chromosome 4, qqDerAnde1_hic_scaffold, whole genome shotgun sequence genomic DNA:
acaccgtagtgggggactactgaaatttggaccacctggggttctttaacgtgcacttaaatgtaagtacatgggtgttttgcacttcgcccccatcgaaatgcggccaccgaggCCAGGactcgatcccacgacctcttgcttagcagcccaacaccataaccactaagcaaccacggtggttgCGTTGGGATATTGAGAGAAAGagtacacagaaaacatttaataAAAGATCTGGATGCCTAGCTGCAGGCTAGTTTGGATCCACGCTAGTTAGTATTGGCAATTACTACGCAAAGCATAGTATACCAATCATATGTACGTAAATATGCACTTATAAAGAAAACACAGGGTGTTTCTACTGTCTCTGTGTTGTAGCGAAACACAGACAGATAAGCCGTCAAAAGTTGATAAATATGTTACAGAGTTATAAGGTGTTATGAAGGTCTGTTCCCCGTTTAAAATCGTTCTATGAttatggataaggtgctaaagaacGAGAATTGCTTATAATGGTCGGATAGAGTTTGGTAAGGGTGATAAGGATCGATAAGGGCTGAAAACGGTTGGATTAAATCCGAttaggttgataaggaccgataaggaTTGATAAGTGTCGATAAGGGGtggatcgagtccgataaggttgataacgaccgatatgGCTTGATAAGGGGTTATACGGTTCGGAATAAGAGCTAAAACAGATTACAAAAGGTCAATAAAGCACACATTTGATGAGCCGTTCACTGCTTCATCAATCGCAATAAACGTACGTCGCGTCGTATGCATGGAAATGAGCAAGAGGCCCATTGCTTACGCATATTTACGCAACTCTAGTGCAGTTTATGCATATTATTTCCAGATGTCCAACACGAGGCGAGAAAGGAAATAGCTACCTACTTACATGCCTGCCGGCCTGCCTGCctggaatgaggcaaagaatgcttcgcattaaaacatGTCAGTGGGCGTTACAAAGACGTTTTGAACCGATCGAACAGTGCTTTACTGCGTTCGTGAAGAAGGAACTGGAACTCGACATTTCAAATTTGGACATAATAAAAGACAGCACACATATAGGGTTGCAGTGATCATGTGGTTGCAAGGAAATTTCACAATTTGAAAGATCCAAGGTTCCACCTACTTCAGTCCTCACAAGCCACTACTCACCTTTCTAACGCAGCACCGAACATAGTACAGGCGCGCAGCGTGTCTCAGTAGTAACGTGCCAATTATTAGCATATGCACTTCAACACTTCAATAAAGGATGCTTCAGTTCAGCAAGTGTGATGTCGCTTAAAAATGCATGTTGACTACATCCACCTTTGCAATTCCCTCATATCTTGCGCAAATCCAGCATTACTTAGTATCTACTCATACGTAGTAAGCATTTAATTCCCACTTATTCCGATGAGTTCTGCGCACTAATACTTCTAGTTAACACAGTgtccatctagtggacatgtctatttcgtctgCGCGGAAGTGCTGAGTGTCTGGTGACGCCTGTCCCCTCGTGCATGCCACAGTCCAGCAAATCAGAACTTCAGTAGCAGAACAAATGGGCATATCAACTAGGTGCGCACTTAGAGAAGTCCCTCCTCCGTCTCTCAAAGACGAAAACACCCTAGGGTGAGTTCTTTGCCCGCAATAGACAAGGCCGTCCTTATCAAGACCGCATGGTACTCATGCCATCTGCGGGATTCTTGGAACGCCAGAACGTTATCGTGTACACGACGCGCTACATCTTAGCTCGCCGCTTCTTTAGGTGACGCCTGTCTAGTGAGTGGGAGATAAGGAAACGTGCGGGCAGCTGTTGAAAAGAAGACGTAAATATGTTGGGGCAGGGCAGTCCATTACGATTCACTTCGCATTCGTCTCGGGTTTCCTCCAACCGAGAGGTTGATGAACTTGAATGTGTTTAACAATGACGCGAACTAGCGCTTTAAATTTTCAGGTGCGTGATGTGACGTGGATTCTTTTTGCTTCCTTGGAGCTGCTATACCTGGTCCATGGAGATATCCTTCGAGGACTCGTCCCCGCGCAATGGGGCGAGAGCTACGATGTCGTGGATCTGTCGCACAACTTCAACGAGTGGACGATATATTGGGACGACAACGGGTACTACAAGCTGAACGTGACCATCTACAATGCCACGAGTTCTGGATGGTAGGCAGATGCAGTGTTCACTTTGCGAAGCCGCAATGCAAGCGAGGAAGCCGAACGAAAAAAAATACAGGTGTAGCATGATTTAGTCCGGATGTGAAAGTTTGCAAGGAAAAGAGAGCATGAAAATGATTATTTAGCGTGGTTAATAACACCATTTTAAGGTGGATGCGGAAGCCATGAATGAGGGcgagttttctgtttttgaggGTGTCGATGAAAGGTGTTTATAAGATTAAGACAGAGATGAACGTCCACATATCAGGAAGCTGCACTGCTTAAGTGTTTATTGATTTTGTAACAATTTCCGTAATTTTTTTATAATTTCGCAGGCGATTCGTGCAGCCGCTATACGCGATTTTTGACGGGGGCAGTAACTGTTCAGACTGGGATTCTCTGTACCCACATTCCGGTATTTGACCACAGTGGAAAACGATCAACTTAAGAGggtgctttaactcgggcccaactcttaTGCGGTCCATtcgaatacacgtaaaacgcaaaaaacgtttttctgagataaccactggaccagttttaatgaaatttgttacatttgaagGAGAAAGTAAAATTTTAGGGACGCTCGGAAGCGGAATGTCTATTTATGGTCTGAATGTTGCTAAACAAATTTTCAAGAATTCGGAAGTCTGAAAACTAGAAGCACGATGTTAACAAATTAATTCCTccgcatcaagaagagatatcgaaGTTCTGTAAAGGGCATCCACTAAGTCATTCAAAGTGAATAAACTTCATTTGTCAATGTGCGTCAATTTGACGTGTCATACGTGAATTCGTTAGGTTGTGTACAAGGCTTCTCCAAAAGCTGTTTTTTCATATTAATAAGTTTTTTAGGTTCAcgtgtaacatattaattttgtccgctttagatgtactattagatgcaattcacggaattgtgatatcatttttcattgctgagttatagagttgtaaacttgatagtttcgttttctgaaaattagggattcttgccaattttcaataaaattTTGTAATAAATTTTTCAATGAAAAATTGACGAGATAAATCAAAAATGCAAAACAAGCAGTCGCTAGATTCGAGGTTTTTCTTTGGGATGCAACAAACCGGGTCGAATTTGGTGCCGTTGTTGgcgagaaagacgaattctccttATAGATGTATTTCgataagagcacccgagctaaaccttctTCTTAATAAACGCAAGAAGTAGCCAACGACTGGCTAATTGCCGCTCCACATGAATGCAAATGATTTGATTAAATATGATTTGTTTGCGAGGGGGGAGTGGAAGTGGGGAGGACGGAATATTCAACCGAGTTTTGTTGTTTTACCGAACACCAGCGCTTTGAAATGAAACTTTCGGGATTCTGTTCTGTCCGTTATGGTCAGATGAAGGGTGATCATAGtgccattttattgcgataggaattattgGACACCCCGGGCGCATTTcggccatcggcgtcgccgtcgccgtgagcttTTCTGTAAAGTCTAAGGGCAATAAAATCATCGCCgtgtgccgcatgctgtatgtgcgagttaaaGCGTGCGAAGGTAAAccggcgatggcggctcaatctcgcgcacgaaagggagggaagcggggaggaagcgcaccgtctttcgtcgcgcgcaaggctccgagAGGAGGGTGGGGAGGGGCAGGCGCTCTACTACGAGCTGCCCGGGCGGCCGCGTGTGCCCTCCCGGGCCGCTCTATCGTGAAAGCCATCTTCGACAGCGAGAGAGTCTGCAGCATGCCGTGCGCTCTGTTACCGCGGCTGAGTTCGCGTTGATGCAAGATGCAGCACGAATGTCTATTCgttcgctgctgttgccgcgcttcctcgctaCAGCGTTTTGACAACTACTTTCCGTGGTCATTGAGTGGGGATAAGTGTGCATGTTCGCTTGTACGTGCGTCACACCATGCTCATTAATTTAGTTCGTATGGCCATTTTAACATGTTttatggctgataaaactactatacttacttcgtatATCTGTCCACTAATTTATTGCCGCAATGGATGCCTCTCCTTTCGGATGGACTGCGACTTCTTTAAAGGGTTTGTGACTTCAAGTCTATGATCACACTTAAAGACATAAATATGTGCATTCACTTAGGGTTCTCAGTAGTTATGGCGTAGGTCTGGCGAATCTGTGTTCAGAAGTCGAACGCGGGGTTCCGCAAGCATTGCTGCCTGCATTACATGTCAATAACACCACGTCGTCCAAATTATTCCGATGTTTGCCGCTAGAGTATCTTCTAGCCATCTTGGGACATGTTAGTTTGAAACAAATCaattattcaataaataaataaacaaataaataaataaataaataaaaaaaataagtcgAGCGATTGGTCAATTCAGCTGACATTAGAGTACTAAGTAAAGCTACAACACATTATTGAAAAACTCTCTCAACAAAATGCGCTTTTAATTATCACAGCGCGATCTAGTAGCCGTGGCCTAATCCTGGCGAAGTGTCCATAACTTGGTCTTCAATATTCGTTATTGAAGTCAATTCAGTGAGTAACATCGTAACAGTTATGGTTTATTGAGAACATGCTTTAGTACTACCTCAACAGCAAACGCTTATTTGCGAAGGCTCATTTGAATGatgaaatataaagaaatttGTATATTACAATCGGCGCTTCCTTTTAAAGGGTACAAAAGCAACATTAGGCACAATGCTGGCAGCGCGGCGGTGAGATaacagtatttatttattcagttgagcgagtgagtgagtgaaacaactttatttggtccacaatagacgcgaggAAAGTCAGCGAAATTCACTGCAGGCCTATGTGAGGCATAAATTTCACAAGAACAACGCTTTCCCGCAGCTTGCGGATTGCATTGTAGCAGAACCTAAGTGGCAGATGACAGGCTATACTGCAATAGAGTAAAAGAAGCTGTCGTCTTGAATCACATTATTAAACGTCGCAGGTAGAGCGCAGAGCGTCAGTGGTCTTTTCTAGAATAGGACCTGGTTCACACAGTCATCATCCACCCCATTCCATCACCGTGGTGGCACGAGTTTCCGTCAGAGGAGCATGTTTCTTCACTTCTGCCTCATCAAAAACAGCTCGCGGCATTCTATGGTTAGGTTTTGAGGATGTGCACTAGGTCAAATGTAAGATATTACTAACGCTGAGAGTGGTGCAGTATCTGACACTCGCGATGCTAGTGCATGAGAATGATGCTATGCCGTGGAGCTAAACCTTTTCAGTGCGTGTCTCGCATCACCTGCGGTCAAACAACGTGGCGCGAGACACTTGTGTGCTTTGTACGGCTACGCAGCCACACACAAGAGCTCGAATATATCCGTGTCATTGTTCGTACGCGAGTCCAATAACCAGAAAACACAGCACATAATACTAATAAACCCGCTACCCGGAAAGAAAACCTGCATATAGCACGTGCAACGATATATACACGACTGAAGCACAATGCGTGCTGTATAAAGCTGATTATCGCTCTAGGCCCGGCTCAAGGTTTGCTTTCATCGACGCACGCCTGAACGCGCAAAGTTGTTTAACAGCTCAGaaaaactgctgtttttttaaagTTTCGCGTAATTTGTGCAATGAACTAAAGTGTACGTGTGCACATTTTTCTTGTCTTAATGCATGTCTCTTGCATTGAAACGCGCAAGTGCTCAGCTATGCTCGTTTCACAATCACATCACTTAGTGGTCATTGCTTTCACCACCTTTCTCAAACGAAGTCTGGGCATCCTGCTAGAAAAATAAGATTGTCTTTTTTCCTATGGTGCACGTCTTTGAAATGGGTAAAAAGAGCCAACCAACAAAGGGCTATAAAACGTTGGCTATATGTAGGGTTCCGTGTTTATGGATAAACCCGAAAAAAATTCTATAGACACGGAACGGTAAAATTTTTGACAACTTGGATTTATTCGATAAACTCCAATTTTGGCGGCCAATATGACCCTGATCTGTTCTTTATCGAAAGTCTTTCGATGAAGGGCATGTTCTAAGTGGTCACTGATACATTGGCCTGTCTGGCAGATATAATGTTTACCTCACCTCAACGGTATCTCGCAGACCGCAGTCGTCGCACATTTAACAAAGGGATTGTCGCCCCCGGGAGCGTGAGACGACATATTGATATACGGTCCCGTGTCGGCACTCGAGCGCCAGGGGACCGAATCGAGCGCGGAAAGCCTGCTGGCGGGAAGCATGGCATGCTCACATGACGCATTTCTGTAGCGAGGAACAGAAATTTTGGCCAatcaaaatggaaagaaaacaaaagctttCCAGCGACTAGGTAAAGGAGTTTAGAGATTTTGAAGGGTTAACGTCGTCTGAAGGAGTCATCATTTGCCAGTTTTGTAGTGTGACAGCATTGCGAACGAGAAGGGCGCCTTTAGAATTGCGGTGCATTTATAGTGACAACGCCATGTCCAGCTAAAGAAGCCCCGCCTAGACGCACATTTTCAACTGTTGGTGCTGTGAATTTGCGGCTATGTGAGAGTGTGTGTAGAATGGTTCGTACAGCCTGACACGGTTTCTTCATTTATTGTACACGCTTCCTTCTATACCAGGTGTCTTAACAGACTTCACATAGTCGCAATCCGATTTGTTCACATCGTCTTGTTATCCCTATCCCTTAGGCAACTCGTCACAGCAAAGCTCACCGGAAGAATGCATCACGCGAGCCCGATCCAATAGAAAACACGTGGATGACATCCCGCAGCAGTTTTGCCATGCATTCTGTTTCGCTGGGATTCCACTGCACCAGGCTGATGGACCTCTTGGCATCCTCTTTCGAAGCAAGTGCCCGGTGGCACGCACGATGCCAGGTAGTGATCAACTATATCGGAAATACCTACATGAGGTCAGTGCGAAAGACATTGCGACAATAAGCTCTTCGATGAAAGACCGCCCCATTTCCATCACCATCGACAAGTCGCCCGAACTCCGCGGAGGTCCGGCAGTTGTGGGTCTTGCAACCTTCTACGACGACGAGCTTCCTGGACGTAGGACCTTCATGATAGACTTGCAAGTAGTACAGCAGTGTAACGCAGTATTAATTGGCATGTAGATACAAACTGCTCTTCAGAAGGTTGGAAAGGCCTTAGCCAATGCAGCTGCGTTGTGCTCCGACTCAGCTTCCTACATGCAGAAGCTTTACAAGGACTTGAAACTCTCCAGCCCCAATTTCAAGGCACTTCATTTCAAAGATCCGTGCCACCTCCTTTACAGCGCTCTGGAGGATGGAATTAAGACCAGCTTATCTAAGGTAGTTCACAATTTTGTTGTGCACTTTCCTGCCCTGTTGAAGTCGTCGCTGGAGCTGTGCCGTAAATTTGGTCTTCCGTGCGTGGCCATGGACATCACCATCAAGTCGCTGAAGACTCTTTGTCTATCTAGGTGATTCTCTTCTTATGAAGCCCTAGAAGATGTTCTGGACTACAGGCGTGccattttgtctttcttgagaagCGACGATGGCAAGGGAAAGAAGTGTGAGAAGCTAAAAACTCTTGTTTCATCGCCTGAAGTTGTACACGATTTGCTGATTGAGCTGAGGTTTCTTAAGGCGAATTCGTGTTGTGTGCTCTCAATGATTAAGGAACTTGAGGCAGAGAGTACCCTGGTACACCTGGTTTACCCCATACTGGGGGTTCGTTTGCACGCGCTCCTCAGTCAATGGCGTGACCTACCTGAGGTCTCCACATCAGATGTCGCAAGTCTGATGGATCTCCTTGTCAAAAATGACCGCTCAACGACTGTCGCAGACCTTCATGGATACTACGCTGTTGCCCCTGAAAAGTGGAGACAGACAGTTGAGAGAGACCTTTGCGATGCACAATCGCATTGGTACAGTGTTCAAATTGTGAATCCAAATGTGAAGCATGAGCTACCCCACGCATTTGAAACCTAAGGGCCGATTTTTAAGTTTCTTGAAACTGACGACATGAGCCAGCTCATGAGTGATTTTGCGAACTGTTAGAGCTATGAAATAAATAACATTGGGGAACCCCTGTAGTTTTGGAGGCTTCACACTGTCCAGTTTTCAGTGCTTTCTCGCTGCATGCTGAGTCTTCTGGCTCACATTGTTTCTAGCGCAAACGTTGAAAGGGAATTTTCTAAGCTGATAATCATCAATCGAAAGAAGCGCGCTTCCATTAGTGACAGCAACTCCGTAAAGTACGCATGCGTCTATTACAACAAGCTTTAAGGTTGTAATACGCACAAACGTAAGTGTCCTGTATATAAGTGATTGTGCTTGTGTGTATATGTGTTTCTGCACTCAAACCTTCAAGACAACTAAAAATTGCTTCGTGTGTTCTGATGCTATCGTGTTCAGGTATCATTTCATCTAAGATTTTGGACTATTGAGAATAATGCAAAATTAAACTTCGAATTTCGGAGAATTGGGGATTTACAAAAAATAAACTCCGATGAATGCCGAATTTCTGCTAAATTATAGACTGCGAAAAACGCCCTCCGGAtttcaagaaaaataaactccGAAAACATGGAGCCCTAGCTATATGATATGATCTGCTGGATTAGTACTGAGAGCGTCTCTGGTATAGGGGCCATCAAGTCTACGGAGAATGCGCAACACTTAATCAACAATAAGTGAAAGTCTGACTTATTTTCCGCCATGTTTACGTAACGATTTCATGCTTACGATTTGGTATCATGTTTCATATTATACATGCCAATGTATGACGGAGTGACAATTCCTAATTTGAGGGAATCGTTTTTGTGAGACGATGACGTTTTATTTTTGTCTTATCTAAAAGATCAAAGTattgtttttttgcatttcatttgtGTATTTCATTTATGGAACAATTATTTACTCCAACTCCCATCTCTATGGTCCAGGTTCCAAGAGGACGTAATGGAAGAAGCCATACATGGCGGAACCCACCTGGACTCACCAGTCCATTTCTACAAGGGTGGATGGGACGCGACGCAGATACCACTGAACCGGTTGATGTTCCTGCCAGTGGCAGTTGTGGACGTGAGGGCGCAAGTGGCACAGAACCCCGAATATATGCTCTCTGTTGATGACATACTGCTCTGGGAGGAAAAGAATGGTCAGCTTCCGAGCGGGTGCCTCTTCGTGGCTCACACCGGACAGTCTAAGGTAAAACGTTGAGCATTTTACTGCGGAACATCTTTGCTTCTTACGGCTTAGTGATGACACGGCCCTTTTTTGAACTCCTGCTCGTAAATAAAGCAAAAAGTATGCGAAAGCGAACAGGATTGTTTTAAAGGTTACGATGCGTGAAATTAATGCTCAGTAACCTGGCAACGAGATTAGAATTCGCGGTTGGTAGTCAGATTCTTGGTGCAACGAAACAACGCTATAATAGCTAAATAGTGCGATTGTCTAAGCTGAGCAGTGACAAGGGGTCCACATAATTAGAAGGATACGTGCAGAATATCAGAAATTTGTTTGAGAATTCTGAGAAATGTGTCCTCTATATTTTGTCGTATCTCTAGAAAGAAAACTATATGTTGAATCAATTCTGTCAAAACTTGCCAATGTGGACAAAACTTGGagcataacgaaaaaaaaagtgacaggTAACTATGGTCCGTGGAACGAGCAATGCAGCGCATAAATATGAAGGGTAGCTTTTAACGATAGCATAACTGTAACATGTAATGAAGAGCAAACGCATGCAAGATAACTTTGCAGTTCAGATTAATAAAGAAGGTGGATGAATCACGCGAAAAATTGGAGGTTTGTTAGAGTAAACGAACGTGTTTATGAGCATATTGATTAAGTGACAAAAATGAGGGGCAACATTAGCAAATTAGCTGGAATACGACAAAATTGGCTGACGCAGAACCGACACATGACTGCAAATCACTGGAGGAGACCTACGTGCTACAGGAGCCTACATAAACTAGGAAAGGTTATGAAGATGGCATGATTTATAGGTGAAATTGTCGCCTTGGAACATGTCCAGGATCAATACATATGGAGGTCTAAACATTACTTGAAATCCACTCGGCAGCAGCTCCTGACTTCCGAAGTGCAGGTTGTTTACTAATAtctttgtaataacaaattcattaTCAAGGTGTCGTGAGCCAAAAATAGAAAGCCGAAAATTGGGTGCCCCCAAATGAACCTGGAAGATTGTGAACGACGATGGTACGAAAATAgccagatgacgaagctggaatgatgataATGGAAGGACCATGACGGCATTACGACCATCTAGTTACCATTATACCTAGGTCTAGAGGCTTAATTTGTTTGATAGAGTTATTGTGGTCATAGCAGTTATGTGACGCGGCCAAGGAAGAAAATTGAGGACGGGCACCCGTTTTTGTCGTTCTTCGTAACATAAAGAACTTAGAAAGCAGTTCAGCTCAGTTTTTACACATGACTACTGTTCTTTACAATATTAGCTGATGCTTTACAAAAAATGTTCATTATCTTTATTGGCTGTAGCTTCACTGGGAAGTTTGTTGCATCCCATCGATGAACGTAGCGAAATTGTAAAATAGGCATGGTGTGTAAATACACAAGTTCCAACATTGTGCTGACGAATTATGTTCAGAGTAAAGTCACGAGGTCAGCCGCCGCAGTGGGCCAGTGGCTATGAcactgcgctgctgagctcgaggaaGCGGGTTTCATCCTGATgagagcggaatgcaaaaaagcaCTAGTGTACCGTGCGTTGGGCGCACaataaaaaaacccaggtggtcaaaattactccaGCACGGCGTGCCTCTTTATCAGGTAATGGTTCACCTCCACAgagcgtcggcccggcattgcactatcttcggggtcgggccacgtatgaggagggcttaacgcctgccgCACCtacgccgtgggtcggcccggcattgcactatctttgggattctgtgtctacacacggacacgatttTGGGGAAACTAGCCCTTAACCGCTTCGCTGTAGAAAAGGGCATGCGCGAAGTTTTTTGACGAGTTCGTAAAGCTTAAAAAGACGCCAGCAGAGCTCTCACGCACGTATACGGTTGGTCTCTCGCAGCACTGGCCAAACCGAACCGCGTATATGGGCATCGACGCCAACGGCGACAAGCATTTTCCAGCCATGCATCCGGAGGCGGCCTCCTACCTGGCGACGCAACGGAGTGTTTACGGCGTCGGTGTGGATACACCTTCAGTGGACGCGGCTCCTGACGATGCCGCGCACCGGGCAGTCTCAGCCGCAAACATCTTCATCCTCGAGAACCTCGTAGGCCTGGAGAAGCTGCCGCCAAGAGGAGCTTACGCCATCGTGCTGCCACTAAAGCTGGACGGCGCCAGCGGTTCGCCCGTACGAGTGGTTGCTCTGGCGCCGCCGTAGCATGCGTGTACCTTATTTGTACTCTGAATGCAGGTCACTCCATTACGCTAAATCTGCTTCAGTGTTAGATCAAGCAGGTTGCCAAGTGGTGTTCCTATGATAACTTGGTCATTCAACATCCCAAGATGACACAGTCTTTTGCGTGTCATCTATTGACATTCGGCGTGGTGTTCTGTTGGCTTCGACACGTGATTTTGTCTAGAGTCAAGATACATATGTGTCACAAAAATAACACACATGATGTTGCCATGGTAATAATGGAGCAGTTCTTCCAGTTTTTCCTGTACTCTACCGCAAACGAGAGCAATAAATATTCTGAGAGTTTTGAAGTTGATGTTGTTAcggctagggtggcgttcagggcatggaatccatcaagcccatcgactactacgtcaggttgtataaaatgaagaaaaagggtTTACTTAAGTTAGCCATACGGCTCCAGTTACGAAAGCCCACTTCATGTCGCAGCAAgtcaaacgtccaagttcacataTGGCTAgctgtcctcactctcgaaaagtctccgcttttaataccatcgtcttccctaggcgagccGACTAGGGAATCCGAAGATcatccagcagcaaatcaccatcgtcgatTCCGTTGCGATACCATGCCCACGCTCGCATTAActcgcagtaactccgcctccgaagagactggttTGGAATATGTGGCGAGAAAGCAACCTGTGCCTCTCAGGTGATCTACGTTGTtcccctccttttcatccttctATCAGGCTGACAGGTAAAGGGCGGGCTGAGGGCT
This region includes:
- the LOC126537530 gene encoding isatin hydrolase-like — translated: MCLTMTRTSALNFQVRDVTWILFASLELLYLVHGDILRGLVPAQWGESYDVVDLSHNFNEWTIYWDDNGYYKLNVTIYNATSSGWFQEDVMEEAIHGGTHLDSPVHFYKGGWDATQIPLNRLMFLPVAVVDVRAQVAQNPEYMLSVDDILLWEEKNGQLPSGCLFVAHTGQSKHWPNRTAYMGIDANGDKHFPAMHPEAASYLATQRSVYGVGVDTPSVDAAPDDAAHRAVSAANIFILENLVGLEKLPPRGAYAIVLPLKLDGASGSPVRVVALAPP